The following are encoded together in the Magnetospirillum gryphiswaldense MSR-1 v2 genome:
- the mamU gene encoding lipid kinase MamU, whose protein sequence is MRIAAIINARAGTVLRMSPSAVTERLSVVWGSLGHDAAIILAEGKDMGRMVRKACRDPDIRAIIIGGGDGSLSRALEHVLASGKSLGVLPLGTMNYMARQIGMPLDLAQAAVALAGAVQTPMDVGRVNDRYFLIRACFGAFPEFIQSRDRVRRKGGSFLEGALAGLSGVARRYRIVEAELSSPGGRARIATSFLMISNNLCRDSDPFLLERERMDGGSLGVYVGRSAGPVGLMELGLQAAMGRWASNEALFQGEMHWLEVQTEQRKPLISIDGEVEKMEGPFRFDILPGALSILVPK, encoded by the coding sequence ATGCGGATCGCCGCAATCATCAATGCGCGGGCCGGAACCGTGCTTCGGATGTCGCCCTCCGCCGTGACGGAGCGACTATCGGTCGTTTGGGGCTCGCTTGGGCATGATGCCGCGATCATTCTTGCCGAAGGTAAGGACATGGGGCGGATGGTCCGGAAGGCTTGCCGCGATCCCGACATACGGGCGATCATCATCGGCGGCGGTGACGGATCTCTGTCACGGGCTCTCGAACATGTGCTCGCAAGCGGCAAATCGCTGGGTGTCCTGCCCCTGGGCACCATGAACTACATGGCGCGTCAGATCGGAATGCCGTTGGATCTGGCCCAGGCGGCGGTGGCCTTGGCGGGAGCCGTCCAGACTCCCATGGATGTGGGACGGGTCAATGATCGTTATTTCCTTATCCGAGCCTGTTTCGGCGCCTTTCCCGAATTCATTCAGTCGCGCGACCGGGTCCGGCGCAAGGGGGGAAGCTTTCTTGAAGGCGCCCTGGCCGGATTGAGCGGAGTGGCGCGGCGCTATCGGATTGTGGAGGCGGAATTGTCCAGCCCAGGGGGGCGCGCCCGGATCGCCACAAGCTTCCTGATGATTTCCAACAATCTGTGCCGGGACTCCGACCCGTTCCTGCTGGAGCGTGAACGGATGGATGGCGGATCCCTGGGGGTTTATGTGGGGCGCAGCGCCGGACCGGTCGGGCTCATGGAATTGGGACTTCAGGCCGCTATGGGGCGGTGGGCCAGCAACGAAGCCTTGTTCCAGGGTGAGATGCACTGGCTGGAGGTTCAAACCGAACAGCGCAAGCCGCTGATTTCCATTGATGGCGAGGTGGAGAAAATGGAAGGTCCCTTCCGCTTCGACATTCTGCCCGGAGCGCTTTCCATACTGGTTCCGAAATAA
- the mamT gene encoding magnetosome protein MamT: MTLISITLLMVVGLGLYWDELSLSAGISPATSPRRAEGLLLGRLPLPMEPSILSPLEHLIEPPLQYKLMTIRHIPPVMPGTGMPHPYVGDCIQCHLMVGGPAAGSQFKTPYGAVLENLSRVRKLGPPILPTTRQPHPPAGRCIKCHDIVVKVPVEKKSGIKWLL, encoded by the coding sequence ATGACCTTGATCTCGATCACCTTGCTGATGGTGGTCGGACTGGGACTCTATTGGGATGAGCTGTCCCTCTCCGCCGGCATCTCCCCCGCCACATCGCCCCGTCGGGCGGAGGGGCTTTTGTTGGGGCGGCTGCCCTTGCCCATGGAGCCTTCGATTCTGTCGCCGCTGGAGCATCTCATTGAGCCGCCGCTTCAGTACAAGCTGATGACCATTCGTCATATCCCGCCGGTAATGCCGGGGACAGGCATGCCCCATCCCTATGTGGGGGATTGCATCCAATGCCATCTGATGGTCGGTGGCCCCGCTGCCGGATCACAGTTCAAGACGCCCTATGGCGCCGTACTGGAAAACCTGTCGCGGGTCCGCAAACTGGGGCCTCCCATTCTTCCCACGACGCGCCAGCCGCATCCGCCTGCCGGGCGCTGCATTAAGTGCCATGACATTGTGGTCAAGGTGCCTGTGGAAAAGAAGTCCGGCATTAAATGGCTGTTGTAA
- the mamS gene encoding magnetosome protein MamS: MILVVIALLPDRFTRGEGKTATAVSSGAAQALPAALPGLSPFTPAKPLQFSGRVTQVASIGNDVGWGQVHVWIDNGTGALQEISVAPQSYLNQIGCPSFDGARISGIGFLFDAGRPNAELYAKSVLVGGRTCKLRDDEGLALWMTVQ, encoded by the coding sequence TTGATTCTGGTTGTTATAGCCCTGCTTCCCGATCGCTTTACCCGTGGGGAAGGCAAGACCGCCACCGCCGTGTCCTCTGGCGCCGCGCAGGCCCTTCCCGCCGCCTTGCCTGGGTTATCCCCCTTCACGCCAGCCAAGCCCCTGCAGTTCAGCGGGCGCGTCACCCAGGTTGCCAGCATCGGCAATGATGTGGGCTGGGGGCAGGTCCATGTCTGGATCGACAACGGTACAGGGGCCTTGCAGGAAATTTCGGTGGCGCCGCAATCCTATCTCAACCAGATTGGCTGCCCGTCCTTTGACGGGGCGCGGATCAGCGGCATTGGTTTCTTGTTCGATGCGGGACGTCCCAATGCCGAGCTTTACGCCAAGTCCGTTCTGGTGGGGGGGCGGACATGCAAGTTGCGCGATGACGAGGGTTTGGCGCTGTGGATGACCGTGCAGTGA
- the mamB gene encoding magnetosome biogenesis CDF transporter MamB: MKFENCRDCREEVVWWAFTADICMTLFKGILGLMSGSVALVADSLHSGADVVASGVTQLSLKISNKPADERYPFGYGNIQYISSAIVGSLLLIGASFLMYGSVVKLISGTYEAPSIFAALGASVTVIVNELMYRYQICVGNENNSPAIIANAWDNRSDAISSAAVMVGVIASVIGFPIADTIAAIGVSALVGHIGLELIGKAVHGLMDSSVDTELLQTAWQIATDTPLVHSIYFLRGRHVGEDVQFDIRLRVDPNLRIKDSSMVAEAVRQRIQDEIPHARDIRLFVSPAPAAVTVRV; this comes from the coding sequence ATGAAGTTCGAAAATTGCAGAGACTGCCGGGAAGAGGTCGTGTGGTGGGCATTCACCGCCGATATCTGCATGACCCTTTTCAAAGGCATCTTGGGGCTGATGAGCGGCAGCGTCGCTCTGGTGGCCGATTCGCTGCATTCGGGTGCCGATGTGGTTGCCAGCGGCGTGACCCAGCTGAGTCTTAAGATCTCGAATAAGCCTGCGGATGAGCGCTACCCGTTCGGATACGGAAATATCCAATACATCTCGTCGGCCATCGTGGGGTCGCTGCTGCTGATAGGCGCCAGCTTCCTGATGTATGGGTCGGTGGTGAAGCTGATTTCGGGCACATACGAGGCGCCCAGCATTTTCGCCGCCTTGGGCGCGTCGGTGACGGTGATCGTCAACGAGCTGATGTATCGCTACCAGATCTGTGTTGGCAACGAAAATAACAGCCCGGCCATCATCGCCAATGCCTGGGACAACCGTTCGGACGCCATTTCCTCGGCGGCGGTGATGGTTGGAGTGATCGCCTCGGTGATCGGTTTTCCCATCGCCGACACCATCGCCGCCATCGGCGTGTCGGCCCTGGTCGGTCACATCGGTCTGGAATTGATCGGAAAGGCGGTTCACGGCCTGATGGACAGCTCCGTGGATACCGAACTGTTGCAGACGGCTTGGCAGATCGCCACGGATACGCCGCTGGTCCACAGCATCTATTTTCTGCGTGGACGCCATGTGGGCGAGGACGTGCAGTTCGATATCCGTCTGCGCGTCGATCCCAATTTGCGGATCAAGGACAGCTCGATGGTGGCCGAGGCGGTACGCCAGCGCATCCAGGATGAAATCCCACACGCCCGAGATATCCGCCTGTTCGTCAGCCCGGCTCCCGCCGCAGTGACGGTCCGGGTCTGA
- the mamR gene encoding magnetosome protein MamR, translating to MTFVQGAMALVDKVFGEEILPHRIYSSGEAAQLLGMERLQVLEMVRAGTIKAKKVGDNYRILGSNLVEYMNR from the coding sequence ATGACCTTTGTTCAGGGCGCCATGGCTCTGGTGGACAAGGTATTTGGCGAGGAAATTCTGCCGCACCGCATCTATAGCAGCGGTGAAGCGGCGCAGTTGCTGGGAATGGAACGGCTGCAGGTGCTTGAGATGGTCCGGGCGGGGACGATCAAGGCGAAGAAGGTTGGCGATAATTATCGAATCCTGGGCTCCAATCTTGTGGAATACATGAACCGATGA
- the mamQ gene encoding magnetosome protein MamQ: MAVSDADASSVDKVESITLQRVKQSEELLAQLYVVEESPRRMGRGPVQLMLAISVLSLVAFITTLLMRYNAFVTMYEDAQAKRSNFEVMIQRRDNLFGNLVKLTLNHAALEHSIFSHTSDKRKESVEAGKGGPIGSAIEQLMKQGGIGKLLGDGGAGKALLGADGGFGNALGRLMAIVEQYPTVQSADTYKHMMTSLVDMEDRIASKREEFNASAATYNVAITKWPWDYLAMITGFKRVEYFHEKPAGDTPIITPQIFQELLPLTHSQESKN, encoded by the coding sequence ATGGCAGTAAGCGATGCGGACGCCAGTTCGGTCGATAAGGTCGAATCCATTACCCTACAACGGGTCAAGCAGTCGGAGGAACTGCTGGCCCAATTGTATGTGGTTGAGGAATCGCCCCGGCGCATGGGACGGGGGCCGGTGCAACTCATGCTGGCCATCTCGGTGCTGTCGCTGGTTGCCTTCATCACCACCTTGCTGATGCGCTATAACGCCTTTGTCACCATGTACGAGGATGCCCAGGCCAAGCGCTCCAATTTCGAGGTCATGATTCAACGCCGCGACAATCTGTTTGGCAATTTGGTCAAGTTGACGCTGAATCATGCCGCTTTGGAACACTCCATCTTCTCTCACACTTCCGACAAGCGTAAGGAGTCCGTGGAAGCCGGCAAGGGCGGCCCGATCGGTTCGGCCATCGAGCAATTGATGAAGCAGGGCGGAATCGGAAAATTGCTGGGCGATGGCGGGGCCGGCAAGGCCCTGTTGGGGGCCGATGGTGGTTTCGGCAACGCGCTGGGGCGGCTGATGGCCATTGTCGAGCAGTATCCCACCGTTCAGTCGGCGGATACCTACAAGCATATGATGACCTCGCTGGTGGATATGGAAGACCGGATCGCCAGCAAGAGGGAGGAATTTAACGCATCTGCCGCGACCTATAATGTGGCAATCACCAAGTGGCCGTGGGATTATCTGGCAATGATCACCGGGTTCAAGCGCGTGGAGTATTTCCACGAAAAGCCTGCAGGCGACACGCCGATCATTACGCCACAGATTTTCCAGGAACTACTGCCTCTCACCCATTCGCAGGAATCCAAGAATTGA
- the mamA gene encoding magnetosome protein MamA, with translation MSSKPSNMLDEVTLYTHYGLSVAKKLGANMVDAFRSAFSVNDDIRQVYYRDKGISHAKAGRYSEAVVMLEQVYDADAFDVEVALHLGIAYVKTGAVDRGTELLERSIADAPDNIKVATVLGLTYVQVQKYDLAVPLLVKVAEANPVNFNVRFRLGVALDNLGRFDEAIDSFKIALGLRPNEGKVHRAIAYSYEQMGSHEEALPHFKKANELDERSAV, from the coding sequence ATGTCTAGCAAGCCGTCGAATATGCTTGATGAAGTTACCCTGTATACTCACTACGGCCTATCCGTGGCGAAGAAGCTCGGTGCGAATATGGTCGATGCTTTCCGGTCGGCCTTTTCGGTCAATGATGACATTCGTCAGGTGTATTACCGCGACAAGGGCATCTCTCACGCCAAAGCCGGTCGTTATTCCGAGGCAGTGGTGATGCTCGAGCAGGTTTACGATGCCGATGCCTTCGACGTGGAAGTGGCGCTGCATTTGGGAATCGCCTACGTTAAGACCGGGGCCGTTGATCGCGGCACCGAGTTGCTTGAGCGCTCCATCGCCGATGCGCCTGACAACATCAAGGTCGCGACCGTCCTTGGCCTGACCTATGTGCAGGTGCAAAAATATGATTTGGCCGTGCCTCTACTGGTCAAGGTGGCGGAAGCCAATCCGGTGAATTTCAATGTCCGCTTCCGTCTCGGGGTGGCGCTGGATAATCTGGGCCGCTTTGACGAAGCCATCGACAGTTTCAAGATCGCTTTGGGGCTGCGTCCCAATGAAGGCAAGGTGCATCGCGCAATCGCGTACAGCTACGAGCAGATGGGCTCGCACGAAGAGGCTTTGCCGCATTTTAAGAAGGCCAATGAACTCGATGAACGTTCGGCCGTCTAA
- the mamP gene encoding magnetosome magnetite formation protein MamP, with translation MNSKLVLLVVGVVFALVLVIGRQGGVVAPQSISVSPQMSTAAPVAAPIAFPQATNVAMAVEPMAAAGGTVAAMESPLPNFVPRNLKVFEGHWQGMDGRLMTEELARKLNYPRGVQGVLLGEVTLNAAFSGLLGGDVVVRIDDTPVTNMENFQAATRNVANRSEARISVIRKDNRPGTPVLRKLTVVLRAAEGGLGFAQLEGAPMILPGDPRPHGYRGACTDCHPVGQGFELSPDPDLISLPPSAITRDAVTRGVSPHEVRGPCEACHVIN, from the coding sequence ATGAATAGCAAACTCGTCCTGCTGGTGGTGGGTGTCGTTTTTGCACTGGTGCTTGTCATTGGGCGGCAGGGGGGCGTCGTTGCTCCTCAGTCGATCAGCGTTTCGCCTCAGATGTCGACTGCGGCTCCGGTCGCTGCCCCGATTGCTTTTCCGCAGGCGACCAATGTGGCCATGGCGGTGGAGCCCATGGCCGCGGCGGGTGGTACCGTGGCTGCAATGGAGTCGCCCTTGCCCAATTTCGTTCCGCGCAATCTCAAGGTCTTTGAAGGCCATTGGCAGGGCATGGACGGACGTCTGATGACCGAGGAACTGGCCCGAAAGTTGAACTATCCTCGTGGAGTGCAGGGCGTTCTGTTGGGCGAGGTTACTTTGAACGCGGCGTTCAGCGGTCTGTTGGGGGGGGATGTCGTCGTTCGGATTGATGACACTCCAGTCACCAATATGGAAAATTTCCAGGCAGCTACCCGCAATGTGGCGAACCGGTCCGAGGCGCGGATCAGCGTGATCCGTAAGGACAACCGTCCCGGCACCCCGGTCTTGCGCAAACTGACCGTGGTTTTGCGCGCGGCCGAAGGCGGTTTGGGCTTTGCCCAGTTGGAAGGCGCCCCCATGATCCTTCCGGGCGATCCTCGGCCCCATGGATATCGCGGCGCCTGCACCGATTGCCATCCGGTAGGCCAGGGATTCGAATTGTCGCCCGATCCTGATCTCATCAGCCTGCCGCCTTCGGCCATAACGCGTGATGCGGTTACCCGGGGCGTCAGTCCCCACGAAGTTCGTGGCCCGTGCGAAGCTTGCCACGTGATAAATTAG
- the mamO gene encoding magnetosome protein MamO: MIEIGETMGDQPTNKIVFCERSWKAPVSILAFLILVTFAWGAYLLDNYDEDDYFRGSDDMSVGQFLVRNVAMPDVQRLYYTVPPAVVGVGGGGVNAGPVASGAIVGANGYVITTLHSVANVPDITVQVATSAGIRRFPAQVVKTIPGHNLALLKLQTTEKFLHFRMANIQTVVPGQQVFAFGRNMAGAPLVRQGMVQSSDAPLAVGTTQITHLLRSDAVYSWEQTGGPLVNAQGDLVGINIAATGPTGKVEGFTVPAQVIVSHLQDVVRFKTGGAAGVAPPAAQTVAMGSSSWWSKAKAVVGGPTAVPGMGMNVVQGTVTTGIPSGMPFVDTDHVGGAKIGGYSIADILGLGMLALAAGVTGGMMTMGGGVLQVAGMMVFFGYGMYLIRPVVFLTNVVVYGAAALRNDKAQLVQWDKVKPLIPWGVAGVVIGYFIGNAIGDSVVGVLLGLFALIMAGKAVLEILQPNAGEDTAEAIAAAEAGDEMDELMALAEGTTRPKTSGIALPEGPTRSAVLGLPMGLFSGILGISGGVIEVPLQRYIGRISLQNAIANSSVLVFWASVAGSVVAFIHGGSTGLIHWEAPVTLALVMIPGAYVGGILGARLMRVLPVRVLKGIYAATMAAIAIKMLTTV; encoded by the coding sequence ATGATTGAAATTGGCGAGACCATGGGTGATCAGCCCACCAACAAAATCGTCTTTTGCGAGCGGTCGTGGAAAGCGCCTGTCTCCATCCTGGCGTTCCTGATCCTAGTGACTTTCGCCTGGGGGGCCTATCTCCTCGACAACTACGACGAGGACGACTACTTCCGTGGTAGCGACGATATGTCGGTCGGCCAATTCCTGGTCCGCAACGTCGCCATGCCTGATGTGCAGCGGCTGTACTATACAGTACCACCGGCGGTGGTCGGTGTGGGGGGCGGCGGCGTCAATGCCGGTCCCGTCGCTTCGGGTGCCATCGTTGGCGCCAATGGCTATGTCATTACGACCCTGCATTCCGTCGCCAATGTGCCGGACATCACGGTCCAGGTTGCCACCTCTGCTGGAATCCGTCGGTTTCCCGCCCAGGTGGTCAAGACCATTCCGGGCCATAATCTCGCGCTGCTGAAGTTGCAGACGACCGAGAAGTTCTTGCATTTCCGCATGGCAAACATTCAAACCGTGGTCCCCGGCCAGCAGGTTTTCGCCTTCGGTCGGAACATGGCCGGTGCGCCTCTGGTACGGCAGGGCATGGTGCAATCCTCCGATGCTCCGCTGGCGGTGGGGACCACTCAGATCACCCATCTGCTGCGTTCCGACGCGGTCTATAGCTGGGAGCAGACCGGCGGGCCTCTGGTCAATGCTCAGGGTGATCTGGTCGGTATCAACATTGCCGCAACCGGTCCCACCGGCAAGGTCGAAGGCTTTACCGTTCCTGCTCAGGTGATCGTCTCCCATCTTCAGGACGTCGTGCGATTCAAGACCGGTGGCGCCGCGGGAGTTGCTCCTCCCGCGGCCCAAACTGTGGCCATGGGATCCTCTAGCTGGTGGTCTAAGGCCAAAGCGGTGGTCGGAGGGCCGACCGCCGTACCGGGAATGGGCATGAATGTGGTGCAAGGGACGGTGACGACCGGGATTCCCTCGGGCATGCCGTTTGTCGATACCGACCATGTGGGAGGGGCCAAGATCGGCGGATATTCCATCGCCGATATTCTCGGCCTAGGCATGCTTGCCCTGGCGGCCGGTGTCACGGGTGGCATGATGACCATGGGCGGCGGAGTGCTTCAGGTCGCTGGCATGATGGTCTTCTTCGGCTATGGCATGTATCTGATCCGGCCGGTGGTCTTCCTGACCAATGTCGTGGTCTATGGCGCAGCGGCGCTTCGCAATGATAAGGCCCAACTGGTTCAGTGGGACAAGGTGAAACCGCTGATCCCTTGGGGCGTCGCTGGCGTGGTCATCGGTTATTTCATCGGTAACGCCATCGGAGATTCCGTGGTGGGCGTGCTGCTTGGTCTCTTCGCCCTGATCATGGCAGGCAAGGCGGTGTTGGAAATTCTGCAACCCAATGCGGGGGAGGATACGGCTGAAGCCATTGCTGCCGCCGAGGCTGGCGATGAGATGGACGAACTGATGGCTCTGGCGGAAGGAACAACCAGGCCCAAGACCAGCGGCATTGCTTTGCCAGAGGGGCCGACCCGTTCAGCGGTGCTGGGGCTGCCCATGGGCCTGTTCAGCGGCATTCTCGGGATCAGCGGCGGCGTCATCGAGGTTCCGTTGCAGCGTTATATTGGGCGGATCAGTCTGCAGAACGCCATTGCCAACAGTTCGGTCCTGGTGTTCTGGGCCTCGGTCGCCGGTTCAGTGGTAGCCTTTATTCATGGCGGCAGCACCGGTCTTATTCATTGGGAGGCTCCGGTAACATTGGCGCTGGTGATGATCCCAGGTGCTTATGTTGGCGGCATTCTCGGCGCTCGGTTGATGCGGGTGTTGCCTGTCCGGGTGCTTAAGGGTATCTATGCGGCAACCATGGCCGCTATCGCCATCAAGATGCTGACAACGGTGTGA
- the mamN gene encoding magnetosome biogenesis transporter MamN translates to MVGFITLAVFIATFAVIYRWAEGSHLAVLAGAAVLVVIGTISGTYTPRMAVQSIYFETLALIFGMAAISALLARSGVYAYLAAGTAELSQGQGRWILVMMALVTYGISLASNSLITVAVVVPVTLTVCFRTGIDPVPVIIAEIIAANLGGSSTMIGDFPNMILASAGKLHFNDFIGGMMPACLILLAVTFLFFEYRQGDWKKAEIPVDLAWVRGEQLRYSDIDHRLLRYGLIIFFITVIGLVLAGPLKVRPGWIAFVAGLTALALGRFKDEEFFSACGGSDILFFGGLFVMVGALTSVGILDWAVAWLEGVTAGHDRVRAILLMWMAAGVTIFVGGGTSAAVFAPVAATLRLDGDGQAAWWALALGIMAGSCAALSGATAGALAMNQYSGFVKRHPELASAAAAGLQFTHREYVRWGLPLMGIFLVLSTVYIAVLAG, encoded by the coding sequence GTGGTTGGATTTATCACCCTCGCTGTGTTCATCGCGACGTTCGCCGTAATCTATCGGTGGGCGGAGGGCAGCCATCTGGCCGTTTTGGCCGGAGCAGCGGTGTTGGTGGTGATTGGAACCATCAGCGGCACCTACACCCCGCGTATGGCCGTGCAGTCGATTTATTTCGAGACCCTTGCGTTGATCTTCGGCATGGCTGCCATCTCCGCTCTTTTGGCCCGATCCGGCGTCTATGCCTATTTGGCGGCCGGGACGGCGGAATTGTCGCAGGGCCAAGGGCGCTGGATTCTGGTGATGATGGCTTTGGTGACCTACGGGATTTCTTTGGCCAGTAACAGTCTTATCACAGTGGCCGTAGTCGTTCCGGTTACGCTGACCGTATGTTTCCGCACTGGAATTGATCCGGTACCCGTGATCATTGCTGAGATTATCGCCGCCAATCTGGGCGGTTCCTCGACCATGATCGGCGATTTTCCCAATATGATCCTGGCCTCGGCAGGCAAGCTTCATTTCAATGATTTCATCGGTGGAATGATGCCGGCCTGTCTGATCTTGCTGGCGGTGACTTTCTTGTTTTTCGAGTACCGCCAGGGCGACTGGAAGAAGGCGGAAATTCCCGTGGATTTAGCTTGGGTTAGAGGCGAGCAGCTACGGTACAGCGATATCGACCATCGGCTCCTGCGCTATGGGCTGATCATTTTTTTCATTACCGTCATTGGGTTGGTTCTGGCGGGACCGCTGAAGGTTCGGCCGGGCTGGATCGCCTTTGTCGCCGGTCTCACTGCGCTGGCGCTGGGGCGCTTCAAGGACGAGGAATTCTTTTCCGCCTGCGGCGGCAGCGATATCTTATTCTTTGGCGGATTGTTCGTGATGGTGGGAGCGTTGACCTCGGTTGGGATTCTCGATTGGGCCGTGGCTTGGCTTGAAGGAGTTACCGCCGGGCATGACCGCGTAAGAGCCATTCTGCTGATGTGGATGGCGGCGGGCGTAACCATTTTCGTCGGCGGCGGCACTTCGGCTGCGGTTTTCGCCCCGGTGGCGGCGACGCTTCGCCTGGACGGCGATGGACAGGCGGCTTGGTGGGCGCTGGCCCTTGGCATCATGGCCGGCTCGTGTGCCGCGCTATCGGGCGCCACCGCCGGTGCGTTGGCCATGAACCAATATTCCGGCTTCGTGAAGCGGCACCCGGAATTGGCTTCGGCTGCCGCCGCGGGATTGCAATTCACCCATCGGGAATATGTCCGTTGGGGATTGCCGCTGATGGGGATTTTTTTGGTGTTGTCGACCGTGTACATCGCCGTTCTCGCAGGATGA
- the mamM gene encoding magnetosome biogenesis CDF transporter MamM: MRKSGCAVCSRSIGWVGLAVSTVLMVMKAFVGLIGGSQAMLADAMYSLKDMLNALMVIIGTTISSKPLDAEHPYGHGKVEFILSMVVSVVFIVLTGYLLVHAVQILLDESLHRTPHLIVLWAALVSIGVNVGMYFYSRCVAIETNSPLIKTMAKHHHGDATASGAVALGIIGAHYLNMPWIDPAVALWETIDLLLLGKVVFMDAYRGLMDHTAGEAVQNRIVEAAERVPGVRGVIHLRARYVGQDIWADMIIGVDPENTVEQAHEICEAVQAAVCGKIRRIESLHVSAEAREIGDTTKPSFSDQPLSFDEVMLSKVDN; this comes from the coding sequence ATGAGGAAGAGCGGTTGCGCGGTCTGCAGCAGGAGCATCGGCTGGGTTGGCCTGGCGGTGAGTACCGTGCTCATGGTGATGAAGGCATTCGTCGGCCTGATCGGTGGATCGCAGGCTATGCTCGCCGATGCCATGTATTCGCTGAAGGACATGCTGAACGCCCTGATGGTGATTATTGGGACCACCATTTCCAGCAAGCCGCTGGATGCCGAGCATCCCTACGGCCATGGCAAGGTCGAATTCATCCTGTCCATGGTGGTCAGCGTGGTCTTCATCGTGCTGACCGGCTACCTGCTGGTCCATGCCGTCCAGATCCTGTTGGACGAGAGCCTGCACCGGACGCCACACCTGATCGTGCTGTGGGCGGCCCTGGTTTCCATCGGCGTCAATGTGGGCATGTATTTCTATTCCCGCTGTGTCGCCATTGAGACTAACAGCCCCCTCATCAAGACCATGGCCAAGCATCACCATGGCGACGCCACCGCCTCGGGCGCGGTCGCGCTGGGTATCATCGGCGCCCATTATCTCAATATGCCCTGGATTGATCCCGCGGTCGCTCTGTGGGAGACCATCGACCTGCTTCTGCTGGGTAAGGTCGTCTTCATGGATGCCTATCGTGGGCTGATGGATCACACCGCGGGTGAGGCGGTGCAGAACCGGATTGTTGAGGCGGCGGAGCGCGTTCCTGGGGTCAGGGGCGTCATCCATCTGCGGGCTCGCTATGTGGGCCAAGACATCTGGGCCGACATGATTATTGGCGTCGATCCCGAGAACACCGTGGAACAGGCGCATGAAATTTGCGAGGCGGTGCAGGCCGCTGTCTGCGGAAAGATACGCCGCATCGAATCCCTGCATGTCAGCGCAGAAGCGCGCGAAATCGGCGATACGACCAAGCCGAGTTTCTCCGATCAGCCGCTGAGTTTCGACGAGGTCATGCTGTCCAAGGTGGATAACTAG
- the mamL gene encoding magnetosome protein MamL has translation MAVQDIGMVRVIGSLVFGGLILLLASSNAHMVETRFGPLIMLAPHFVVLGITFFLGFAIGIVLVFANVMKRRKHKLPGKNIVIKR, from the coding sequence GTGGCTGTCCAGGACATTGGTATGGTAAGAGTGATCGGATCGTTGGTGTTCGGCGGCTTGATCCTGCTGCTGGCATCGTCCAACGCCCATATGGTGGAAACCCGATTTGGGCCACTGATAATGCTTGCGCCACATTTCGTGGTTCTTGGCATTACGTTTTTTCTTGGTTTCGCCATTGGGATTGTGTTGGTGTTTGCGAATGTTATGAAACGGCGCAAGCATAAACTGCCTGGGAAAAACATCGTCATTAAGCGCTGA